taaaagatatcttcgctgaaaaataaaatttaccataaataaatttaagataCTTATTATTAGTACCTGCAAACCAAAAAAGCAGATAGCTGACATGCCTAACCATGAGTGCAATGTATACATGTTAGGAAGGCCCTCCTCTTTCTTGAATTTGAAAACTGTGACAATTCCTAAAATTCCAGTTGCTAGAGCTACCAGATGCAATAACAAGTGAACCACCTTCAATGATCTCTGTTTTCCAGGGGCAGATTTGTATATCATGATAGCTGTTGCAAGTAATAATATAAATGtatcacaataataataataataataataataataataataataaaggttAAATTACACCGTTGGTCCCTACACTTTCAgtagtaaaattaaaattagtcatttcactttaaaagtttgtaattaGGTCcctaaagataattaaaatttgcaatttAGTCTCCGTCGttcaaaaattatttgatttaacagaatattctcagtatattatctattttaacagaatattctcagCATATTctgagaatattctgttaaatcaaTATTTTTTGACCGGCGGGgactaaattataaattttaattctctttaagGACTCAATTACAAACTTCTAAAGTGTAAGGACTAATTTGTAATTTGACTAAAAGTGTAGGGATCAACTGTGTAATTtaacctaataataataataataataataataataataataataataagttataggctaaaagttttttttttaattattagttataatatagaaaataatcaaaACATAGCTTTGCTTACCTTCTCCACTAACCAAAACAAATCCAATTGTCATTAGAAGTGGATGTAGCTACACATTTTaaagaccaaaaaaaaaaatggaattaTTAGTCAGACATATGCATgcattaattcaaataaaaattgatataaataaatacataaacaATAATTGATCATTGCTTGAATTGAACAAACTCACATTAAAAATCTTGGCTTTGTTTGAAGAATTGAAAGCAACACCTTCACGGAAGTGTAGCAACCAAACTAACACAAGTGTTGTTATTGCTATGAACAACAAATGTACAAGAATGCTAACATGGAAGCTACCAACCATTCTTGCCTAACTCAAAATCAGAATTTAGAGAcctttaaaattattattattataattagaaTGCCAAATGATATATAAGACTAAGAAATAGCTTCAAATTGGTTCTGCATATATAGATGAGGGTCAAACCAAAGTAAGAATAGAACTAAGCATATATTTGTACGAAGATGCTAACAAAAAAGTGACATAGAGAAAAACGTTATGCCGGCAGTTAAGTGATCATTTTCATGAATGGAGATGGCATTGATCAATGCTTATTAGTTGGCTATTACAAAGTTAGAATTTTAAGATTATAAAAGTTATAACAAGATCAGTGCA
This sequence is a window from Arachis stenosperma cultivar V10309 chromosome 10, arast.V10309.gnm1.PFL2, whole genome shotgun sequence. Protein-coding genes within it:
- the LOC130954044 gene encoding probable ascorbate-specific transmembrane electron transporter 1, which gives rise to MVGSFHVSILVHLLFIAITTLVLVWLLHFREGVAFNSSNKAKIFNLHPLLMTIGFVLVSGEAIMIYKSAPGKQRSLKVVHLLLHLVALATGILGIVTVFKFKKEEGLPNMYTLHSWLGMSAICFFGLQYILGFFAFFFPGAEMYTRASLLPWHRFIGMVIFLLSVGTAQLGLAQYFQFLGLFRSQEALIVNFTGLLLFLFAVFVALSRILPRYS